A single Rhinolophus ferrumequinum isolate MPI-CBG mRhiFer1 chromosome 12, mRhiFer1_v1.p, whole genome shotgun sequence DNA region contains:
- the LOC117032230 gene encoding zinc finger protein 260-like isoform X2, translating into MLEIYSHLVSVGYCSIEPEVIFKLEQEDPLLVEHTFLNGNYAEDYQRDLLENSQVNQDKYLCQVLFTTNRPVTTEQEKVSGKLFNLGTDIVPSRKILSTCNTVRPTYFRLYSLAPHNDSKNKTDEFNTSHSNTRNERTNTREKSLEYNQNVHSFINSCVDELTLGQSFDYDERGSALHDKASSITWKSAYTKERFYYKFGTKLCADSALVVSPSIHTEKSQCGFHEDQCNEIGNNFRMVAKLQRTDTREKTFAQKAHFREYQRNYTGEQLLECGKNLSYNSAINMQQRTHPIELSCDNKTREQSFSSQSTFTIQKIHGKKKHYECNECQKSFFRRSSLILHQRSHTGKKIYECHECGTAFPWKLSLIVHQRTHTGEKPYQCNECGKSYAWKSSLGKHHRSHTGEKPYQCNECGKTYTEKSSLVVHQRTHTGEKPYKCSECGKAFISMSHLREHQRTHTEEKPYECTKCGKTFRRSASLGVHQRTHTGQKPYKCNECGKTFLWKQVLNIHWRTHTGEKPYECVECGRAFTCKKELTQHQKTHTGEKPYKCNECGKSFTKKSNLGKHQRTHTGEKRYQCNECGKALTSMSNLRGHQRTHTGEKPYPCNECGKTFSQKTNLGKHQRTHTGEKPYQCNECGKAFTSMSYLREHQRTHTGEKPYQCNECGKTFSQKTNLGKHQRTHTGEKPYQCNECGKAFTSMSYHREHQRTHTGDKPYQCNECGKTFRQRSNLRKHQRIHRGEKPYECNKCGKTFSQKSNLGKHQSTHHRNETL; encoded by the exons GTTATTGCTCGATAGAACCAGAAGTGATCTTCAAGTTGGAACAAGAAGACCCATTGTTAGTAGAGCACACATTTCTAAATGGCAATTATGCAG AAGACTACCAACGTGATCTTTTAGAGAACAGCCAGGTAAACCAGGACAAGTATTTATGTCAAGTTTTATTCACCACCAACAGACCAGTGACTACCGAGCAAGAGAAAGTTTCAGGAAAACTGTTCAATCTGGGCACAGACATTGTTCCTTCAAGAAAAATTCTCTCTACATGTAACACTGTGCGGCCTACATACTTTCGTCTCTACTCATTGGCTCCACATAATGACTCAAAAAACAAGACTGATGAATTTAATACATCTCATTCTAATACTAGAAATGAGAGAACAAACACTAGAGAGAAGTCTTTGGAATACAATCAAAATGTGCACAGTTTCATTAATAGTTGTGTGGACGAACTTACTTTGGGGCAGTCTTTTGATTATGATGAACGGGGTAGTGCTTTGCATGATAAGGCTTCCTCCATTACATGGAAGAGTGCTTACACAAAAGAGaggttttattataaatttggAACAAAACTATGTGCTGACTCAGCCCTTGTTGTCTCTCCAAGTATTCACACAGAGAAGAGTCAGTGTGGATTTCATGAAGATCAATGTAATGAAATTGGGAACAATTTCAGAATGGTTGCTAAACTTCAGAGAACTGATACAAGAGAGAAAACGTTTGCTCAAAAAGCTCACTTTAGAGAATATCAGAGAAATTACACAGGAGAGCAACTGCTTGAGTGTGGGAAAAACTTGAGCTACAACTCAGCCATTAACATGCAACAGAGAACTCACCCAATAGAGCTATCTTGTGATAATAAAACACGTGAGCAAAGTTTCAGTTCTCAGTCGACCTTCACAATACAGAAAATTCATGGGAAGAAAAAACACTATGAGTGTAATGAATGTCAAAAATCTTTCTTTAGGAGGTCATCACTCATTTTACATCAAAGAAGTCACACAGGTAAGAAAATTTATGAATGTCATGAATGTGGGACAGCTTTTCCCTGGAAATTATCACTCATtgtacatcagagaactcacacaggggagaaaccctatcaatgtaatgaatgtggtaaGAGTTATGCCTGGAAATCAAGCCTTGGAAAACATCACAGAtctcacacaggggagaaaccttatcaatgtaatgaatgtggtaaAACCTACACTGAGAAGTCAAGCCTTGTtgtacatcagagaactcacacaggggagaaaccgtATAAATGCAGTGAGTGTGGAAAAGCTTTCATCTCCATGTCACACCTCAGAGagcatcagagaactcacacagaggaaaaaccatatgaatgtactaaatgtgggaaaactttcagGCGCAGTGCAAGCCTTGGagtacatcagagaactcacacagggcagaaaccctataaatgtaatgaatgtgggaaaactttcctTTGGAAGCAAGTCCTGAATATACATTGGAGAACtcatacaggagagaagccctatgaatgtgTTGAATGTGGGAGAGCTTTCACATGCAAAAAAGAACTTACACAACATCAGAAGACTCATACGGGTGAGAAACCCTATAAATGCAATGAATGTGGTAAAAGTTTCACCAAGAAGTCAAATCTTggaaaacatcagagaactcacacggGGGAGAAACGCTATCAATGTAACGAATGTGGAAAAGCGTTGACCTCCATGTCAAACCTCAGAGGACATCAGCGcactcacacaggggagaaaccctatccATGTAATGAATGTGGTAAGACTTTCAGCCAGAAGACAAATCTTGGAAAACATCAGCgaactcacacaggggagaaaccgtATCAATGTAATGAGTGTGGGAAAGCTTTCACCTCCATGTCATACCTGAGagaacatcagagaactcacacaggggagaaaccttatcaatgtaatgaatgtggtaaGACTTTCAGCCAGAAGACAAATCTTGGAAAACATCAGAGgactcacacaggggagaaaccttatcaatgtaatgaatgtgggaaagcttttacCTCCATGTCGTACCACAGAGAACATCAGAGAACTCATACAGGGGATAAACCAtatcaatgtaatgaatgtgggaaaactttcagGCAGAGGTCAAACCTTagaaaacatcagagaattcacagaggtgagaaaccctatgaatgtaataaATGTGGAAAAACTTTCAGCCAGAAGTCAAACCTTGGAAAACATCAGAGCACTCACCACAGGAATGAAACCCTATGA
- the LOC117032230 gene encoding zinc finger protein 2 homolog isoform X1 → MNTQASVSFKDVTVEFTQEEWQRLGPAQRALYRDVMLEIYSHLVSVGYCSIEPEVIFKLEQEDPLLVEHTFLNGNYAEDYQRDLLENSQVNQDKYLCQVLFTTNRPVTTEQEKVSGKLFNLGTDIVPSRKILSTCNTVRPTYFRLYSLAPHNDSKNKTDEFNTSHSNTRNERTNTREKSLEYNQNVHSFINSCVDELTLGQSFDYDERGSALHDKASSITWKSAYTKERFYYKFGTKLCADSALVVSPSIHTEKSQCGFHEDQCNEIGNNFRMVAKLQRTDTREKTFAQKAHFREYQRNYTGEQLLECGKNLSYNSAINMQQRTHPIELSCDNKTREQSFSSQSTFTIQKIHGKKKHYECNECQKSFFRRSSLILHQRSHTGKKIYECHECGTAFPWKLSLIVHQRTHTGEKPYQCNECGKSYAWKSSLGKHHRSHTGEKPYQCNECGKTYTEKSSLVVHQRTHTGEKPYKCSECGKAFISMSHLREHQRTHTEEKPYECTKCGKTFRRSASLGVHQRTHTGQKPYKCNECGKTFLWKQVLNIHWRTHTGEKPYECVECGRAFTCKKELTQHQKTHTGEKPYKCNECGKSFTKKSNLGKHQRTHTGEKRYQCNECGKALTSMSNLRGHQRTHTGEKPYPCNECGKTFSQKTNLGKHQRTHTGEKPYQCNECGKAFTSMSYLREHQRTHTGEKPYQCNECGKTFSQKTNLGKHQRTHTGEKPYQCNECGKAFTSMSYHREHQRTHTGDKPYQCNECGKTFRQRSNLRKHQRIHRGEKPYECNKCGKTFSQKSNLGKHQSTHHRNETL, encoded by the exons GTTATTGCTCGATAGAACCAGAAGTGATCTTCAAGTTGGAACAAGAAGACCCATTGTTAGTAGAGCACACATTTCTAAATGGCAATTATGCAG AAGACTACCAACGTGATCTTTTAGAGAACAGCCAGGTAAACCAGGACAAGTATTTATGTCAAGTTTTATTCACCACCAACAGACCAGTGACTACCGAGCAAGAGAAAGTTTCAGGAAAACTGTTCAATCTGGGCACAGACATTGTTCCTTCAAGAAAAATTCTCTCTACATGTAACACTGTGCGGCCTACATACTTTCGTCTCTACTCATTGGCTCCACATAATGACTCAAAAAACAAGACTGATGAATTTAATACATCTCATTCTAATACTAGAAATGAGAGAACAAACACTAGAGAGAAGTCTTTGGAATACAATCAAAATGTGCACAGTTTCATTAATAGTTGTGTGGACGAACTTACTTTGGGGCAGTCTTTTGATTATGATGAACGGGGTAGTGCTTTGCATGATAAGGCTTCCTCCATTACATGGAAGAGTGCTTACACAAAAGAGaggttttattataaatttggAACAAAACTATGTGCTGACTCAGCCCTTGTTGTCTCTCCAAGTATTCACACAGAGAAGAGTCAGTGTGGATTTCATGAAGATCAATGTAATGAAATTGGGAACAATTTCAGAATGGTTGCTAAACTTCAGAGAACTGATACAAGAGAGAAAACGTTTGCTCAAAAAGCTCACTTTAGAGAATATCAGAGAAATTACACAGGAGAGCAACTGCTTGAGTGTGGGAAAAACTTGAGCTACAACTCAGCCATTAACATGCAACAGAGAACTCACCCAATAGAGCTATCTTGTGATAATAAAACACGTGAGCAAAGTTTCAGTTCTCAGTCGACCTTCACAATACAGAAAATTCATGGGAAGAAAAAACACTATGAGTGTAATGAATGTCAAAAATCTTTCTTTAGGAGGTCATCACTCATTTTACATCAAAGAAGTCACACAGGTAAGAAAATTTATGAATGTCATGAATGTGGGACAGCTTTTCCCTGGAAATTATCACTCATtgtacatcagagaactcacacaggggagaaaccctatcaatgtaatgaatgtggtaaGAGTTATGCCTGGAAATCAAGCCTTGGAAAACATCACAGAtctcacacaggggagaaaccttatcaatgtaatgaatgtggtaaAACCTACACTGAGAAGTCAAGCCTTGTtgtacatcagagaactcacacaggggagaaaccgtATAAATGCAGTGAGTGTGGAAAAGCTTTCATCTCCATGTCACACCTCAGAGagcatcagagaactcacacagaggaaaaaccatatgaatgtactaaatgtgggaaaactttcagGCGCAGTGCAAGCCTTGGagtacatcagagaactcacacagggcagaaaccctataaatgtaatgaatgtgggaaaactttcctTTGGAAGCAAGTCCTGAATATACATTGGAGAACtcatacaggagagaagccctatgaatgtgTTGAATGTGGGAGAGCTTTCACATGCAAAAAAGAACTTACACAACATCAGAAGACTCATACGGGTGAGAAACCCTATAAATGCAATGAATGTGGTAAAAGTTTCACCAAGAAGTCAAATCTTggaaaacatcagagaactcacacggGGGAGAAACGCTATCAATGTAACGAATGTGGAAAAGCGTTGACCTCCATGTCAAACCTCAGAGGACATCAGCGcactcacacaggggagaaaccctatccATGTAATGAATGTGGTAAGACTTTCAGCCAGAAGACAAATCTTGGAAAACATCAGCgaactcacacaggggagaaaccgtATCAATGTAATGAGTGTGGGAAAGCTTTCACCTCCATGTCATACCTGAGagaacatcagagaactcacacaggggagaaaccttatcaatgtaatgaatgtggtaaGACTTTCAGCCAGAAGACAAATCTTGGAAAACATCAGAGgactcacacaggggagaaaccttatcaatgtaatgaatgtgggaaagcttttacCTCCATGTCGTACCACAGAGAACATCAGAGAACTCATACAGGGGATAAACCAtatcaatgtaatgaatgtgggaaaactttcagGCAGAGGTCAAACCTTagaaaacatcagagaattcacagaggtgagaaaccctatgaatgtaataaATGTGGAAAAACTTTCAGCCAGAAGTCAAACCTTGGAAAACATCAGAGCACTCACCACAGGAATGAAACCCTATGA